The Strigops habroptila isolate Jane chromosome 8, bStrHab1.2.pri, whole genome shotgun sequence genome includes a window with the following:
- the PIGC gene encoding phosphatidylinositol N-acetylglucosaminyltransferase subunit C, which translates to MEPVAGRRWQKVLYERQPFPDNYVDQRFLEELQKNVHARQYRYQAVVFQSGVVAQQLCSVCVFVVTWWYMDAGMLSPQGLFGAALVSSLLGYVLFDAVDGGAGRWESGRTRWADLKSTLVFTAFTYGFSPVLKTLTESISTDTIYAMSALMLLGHLIFFDYGANAAIVSSTLSLNMAIFASVCLASRLPRSLHAFVMVTFAMQIFALWPMLQKKLKAQTPRCYVGVTVLFALAALAGLATISSVAAVLFTSLLLTICGLCPYCLIRLQLLKDNIHGPWDEAEIKEDLSRFLM; encoded by the coding sequence ATGGAGCCGGTTGCCGGGCGGCGGTGGCAGAAGGTGCTGTACGAGCGGCAGCCCTTCCCCGATAACTACGTGGACCAGCGGttcctggaggagctgcagaagaaCGTGCACGCCCGCCAGTACCGGTACCAGGCCGTCGTCTTCCAGTCGGGAGTGGTGGCGCAGCAGCTGTGCAGCGTCTGCGTCTTCGTCGTCACCTGGTGGTACATGGACGCCGGGATGCTGAGCCCGCAGGGGCTTTTCGGGGCGGCCCTGGTCTCGTCCCTGCTCGGCTATGTCCTCTTTGATGCCGTGGACGGCGGAGCTGGGCGGTGGGAGAGTGGGCGGACACGGTGGGCTGACCTCAAGAGCACGCTGGTGTTCACTGCTTTCACCTATGGCTTCTCACCGGTCCTGAAGACGCTTACTGAGTCCATTAGTACGGACACTATCTATGCCATGTCAGCCCTCATGCTCCTTGGTCACTTAATCTTCTTTGACTACGGTGCCAATGCAGCCATTGTCTCTAGCACACTGTCCCTCAACATGGCCATCTTTGCCTCGGTATGTCTGGCCTCCCGCCTGCCGCGCTCCCTCCACGCCTTTGTCATGGTCACCTTTGCCATGCAgatctttgccctctggcccATGCTGCAGAAGAAGCTGAAAGCCCAGACGCCTCGATGCTACGTGGGGGTGACGGTGCTCTTTGCGCTGGCAGCACTGGCGGGGCTGGCCACCATCTCCAGCGTGGCCGCTGTGCTCTTCACCTCACTGCTGCTGACCATCTGCGGCCTCTGCCCTTACTGCCTCATCCGCCTTCAGTTGCTCAAGGACAACATCCATGGGCCGTGGGATGAGGCTGAAATCAAGGAGGACCTCTCCAGGTTCCTCATGTAG